A genomic stretch from Vanrija pseudolonga chromosome 6, complete sequence includes:
- the DBP2_2 gene encoding ATP-dependent RNA helicase DBP2-A — MSYGGGYGGGGGGYGGGGGGYGGGGYGGGGGGYGGGGGYGGGGFGGGEYSRGGGYGGGHGGGRGGYGGQGFGGFSGQSRALIDRGERARLTPSAGDRMSNLGAGLRNIDWNTTELTKFEKNFYIEDKRVSSRSDAEIAEFRREKDMKIQGNNVPRPITTFEEAGFPEYIMSEIRAMGFEAPSTIQCQAWPMALSGRDVVAIAETGSGKTISFALPAMVHINAQPLLAPGDGPIVLILAPTRELAVQIQAECSKFGKSSRIRNTAVYGGAPKGAQIRDLQRGVEICVATPGRLIDMLESGKTNLRRVTYLVMDEADRMLDMGFEPQIRKIVSQIRPDRQTLLFSATWPKEVQRLAMDFLNDFIQVNVGSMDLTANHNVAQHVTVLSEADKRPLLLKHLDQISRENAKVLIFVGTKRVADDLTKFMRQDGWPALAIHGDKQQAERDWVLAEFKSGRSPIMLATDVASRGLDVKDISYVINYDFPNNCEDYIHRIGRTGRAGRTGTSYTYFTTDNAKQAKELVGILRESKSEIPRELEEMGHYGGRGGGGRGYGRGRGGGGGGFRSGANSFGGGGGDRGYGNRW; from the exons ATG TCttacggcggcggctacggcggtggtggtggtggctatggcggtggtggtggcggctacggcggcggtggttacggcggtggtggtggtggctacggcggtggtggtggatacggcggcggcggcttcggcggaGGTGAATATTCTCGTGGTGGCGGCTATGGCggcgggcatggtggtggaagAGGGGGCTACGGTGGTCAAGGTTTCGGCGGCTTCTCAGGCCAGTCCAGAGCATTGATTGATCGTGGAGAACGAGCGAGGCTGACACCTTCTGCAGGCGACCGCATGAGCAACCTCGGCGCTGGTCTCCGCAACATTGACTGGAACACGACCGAGCTTACCAAGTTCGAGAAGAACTTCTACATCGAGGACAAGCGtgtctcgtcgcgctccgACGCTGAGATCGCCGAGTTCCGTCGCGAGAAGGACATGAAGATCCAGGGCAACAACGTGCCCCGCCCCATCACCACCTTTGAGGAGGCCGGCTTCCCCGAGTACATCATGTCCGAGATCCGCGCCATGGGCTTCGAGGCTCCTTCCACCATCCAGTGCCAGGCTTGGCCCATGGCCCTCTCGGGTCGTGACGTTGTCGCCATTGCCGAGACTGGTTCGGGCAAGACGATCTCGTTCGCCCTCCCCGCCATGGTCCACATCAACGCCCagcccctcctcgcccccggTGACGGCCCCATTGTCCTCATCCTTGCCCCCACTCGTGAGCTCGCTGTCCAGATCCAGGCCGAGTGCTCCAAGTTTGGCAAGTCGTCGCGCATCCGCAACACTGCTGTCTACGGTGGTGCCCCCAAGGGTGCCCAGATCCGTGACCTCCAGAGAGGTGTGGAGATCTGTGTTGCCACTCCCGGTCGTCTGATCGACATGCTCGAGTCTGGCAAGACCAACCTCCGCCGTGTCACTTACCTTGTcatggacgaggccgaccgtATGCTTGACATGGGTTTCGAGCCCCAGATCCGCAAGATTGTCAGCCAGATCCGTCCCGACCGTCAGACTCTCCTCTTCTCGGCCACCTGGCCCAAGGAGGTTCAGAGACTCGCCATGGACTTCCTCAACGACTTCATCCAGGTCAACGTCGGTTCCATGGACCTGACTGCCAACCACAACGTTGCCCAGCACGTTACCGTCCtctccgaggccgacaagaGGCCCCTTCTCCTCAAGCACCTCGACCAGATCTCGCGCGAGAACGCCAAGGTCCTCATCTTCGTTGGAACCAagcgtgtcgccgacgacctcacCAAGTTTATGCGCCAGGATGGCTGGCCCGCTCTTGCCATTCACGGTGACAAGCAGCAGGCTGAGCGTGACTGGGTTCTTGCCGAGTTCAAGTCGGGCCGCAGCCCCATTATGCTTGCCACCGACGTTGCTTCGCGTGGTCTCG ACGTCAAGGACATTAG CTACGTCATTAACTACGACTTCCCCAACAACTGCGAGGACTACATTCACCGTATCGGCCGTACCGGTCGTGCCGGCCGCACCGGTACCTCGTACACCTACTTCACCACCGACAACGCCAagcaggccaaggagctcgtTGGCATTCTCCGCGAGTCCAAGTCTGAGATTCctcgcgagctcgaggagatggGCCACTacggcggcagaggcggtggtggccgtggctacggccgtggccgcggcggtggaggcggtggcTTCCGCTCTGGCGCTAACagctttggcggcggcggcggtgaccgTGGCTACGGCAACCGCTGGTAA
- the DBP2_2 gene encoding ATP-dependent RNA helicase DBP2-A has protein sequence MSYGGGYGGGGGGYGGGGGGYGGGGYGGGGGGYGGGGGYGGGGFGGGEYSRGGGYGGGHGGGRGGYGGQGFGGFSGQSRALIDRGERARLTPSAGDRMSNLGAGLRNIDWNTTELTKFEKNFYIEDKRVSSRSDAEIAEFRREKDMKIQGNNVPRPITTFEEAGFPEYIMSEIRAMGFEAPSTIQCQAWPMALSGRDVVAIAETGSGKTISFALPAMVHINAQPLLAPGDGPIVLILAPTRELAVQIQAECSKFGKSSRIRNTAVYGGAPKGAQIRDLQRGVEICVATPGRLIDMLESGKTNLRRVTYLVMDEADRMLDMGFEPQIRKIVSQIRPDRQTLLFSATWPKEVQRLAMDFLNDFIQVNVGSMDLTANHNVAQHVTVLSEADKRPLLLKHLDQISRENAKVLIFVGTKRVADDLTKFMRQDGWPALAIHGDKQQAERDWVLAEFKSGRSPIMLATDVASRGLDLVTLDIRKSLRSGFVPASTTESFACKIPNLYVINYDFPNNCEDYIHRIGRTGRAGRTGTSYTYFTTDNAKQAKELVGILRESKSEIPRELEEMGHYGGRGGGGRGYGRGRGGGGGGFRSGANSFGGGGGDRGYGNRW, from the exons ATG TCttacggcggcggctacggcggtggtggtggtggctatggcggtggtggtggcggctacggcggcggtggttacggcggtggtggtggtggctacggcggtggtggtggatacggcggcggcggcttcggcggaGGTGAATATTCTCGTGGTGGCGGCTATGGCggcgggcatggtggtggaagAGGGGGCTACGGTGGTCAAGGTTTCGGCGGCTTCTCAGGCCAGTCCAGAGCATTGATTGATCGTGGAGAACGAGCGAGGCTGACACCTTCTGCAGGCGACCGCATGAGCAACCTCGGCGCTGGTCTCCGCAACATTGACTGGAACACGACCGAGCTTACCAAGTTCGAGAAGAACTTCTACATCGAGGACAAGCGtgtctcgtcgcgctccgACGCTGAGATCGCCGAGTTCCGTCGCGAGAAGGACATGAAGATCCAGGGCAACAACGTGCCCCGCCCCATCACCACCTTTGAGGAGGCCGGCTTCCCCGAGTACATCATGTCCGAGATCCGCGCCATGGGCTTCGAGGCTCCTTCCACCATCCAGTGCCAGGCTTGGCCCATGGCCCTCTCGGGTCGTGACGTTGTCGCCATTGCCGAGACTGGTTCGGGCAAGACGATCTCGTTCGCCCTCCCCGCCATGGTCCACATCAACGCCCagcccctcctcgcccccggTGACGGCCCCATTGTCCTCATCCTTGCCCCCACTCGTGAGCTCGCTGTCCAGATCCAGGCCGAGTGCTCCAAGTTTGGCAAGTCGTCGCGCATCCGCAACACTGCTGTCTACGGTGGTGCCCCCAAGGGTGCCCAGATCCGTGACCTCCAGAGAGGTGTGGAGATCTGTGTTGCCACTCCCGGTCGTCTGATCGACATGCTCGAGTCTGGCAAGACCAACCTCCGCCGTGTCACTTACCTTGTcatggacgaggccgaccgtATGCTTGACATGGGTTTCGAGCCCCAGATCCGCAAGATTGTCAGCCAGATCCGTCCCGACCGTCAGACTCTCCTCTTCTCGGCCACCTGGCCCAAGGAGGTTCAGAGACTCGCCATGGACTTCCTCAACGACTTCATCCAGGTCAACGTCGGTTCCATGGACCTGACTGCCAACCACAACGTTGCCCAGCACGTTACCGTCCtctccgaggccgacaagaGGCCCCTTCTCCTCAAGCACCTCGACCAGATCTCGCGCGAGAACGCCAAGGTCCTCATCTTCGTTGGAACCAagcgtgtcgccgacgacctcacCAAGTTTATGCGCCAGGATGGCTGGCCCGCTCTTGCCATTCACGGTGACAAGCAGCAGGCTGAGCGTGACTGGGTTCTTGCCGAGTTCAAGTCGGGCCGCAGCCCCATTATGCTTGCCACCGACGTTGCTTCGCGTGGTCTCG ACCTCGTGACTTTGGACATCCGCAAGAGTCTTCGCTCGGGATTCGTCCCTGCTTCAACGACAGAGTCGTTCGCGTGCAAGATCCCCAACCT CTACGTCATTAACTACGACTTCCCCAACAACTGCGAGGACTACATTCACCGTATCGGCCGTACCGGTCGTGCCGGCCGCACCGGTACCTCGTACACCTACTTCACCACCGACAACGCCAagcaggccaaggagctcgtTGGCATTCTCCGCGAGTCCAAGTCTGAGATTCctcgcgagctcgaggagatggGCCACTacggcggcagaggcggtggtggccgtggctacggccgtggccgcggcggtggaggcggtggcTTCCGCTCTGGCGCTAACagctttggcggcggcggcggtgaccgTGGCTACGGCAACCGCTGGTAA
- the DBP2_2 gene encoding ATP-dependent RNA helicase DBP2-A, producing the protein MSYGGGYGGGGGGYGGGGGGYGGGGYGGGGGGYGGGGGYGGGGFGGGDRMSNLGAGLRNIDWNTTELTKFEKNFYIEDKRVSSRSDAEIAEFRREKDMKIQGNNVPRPITTFEEAGFPEYIMSEIRAMGFEAPSTIQCQAWPMALSGRDVVAIAETGSGKTISFALPAMVHINAQPLLAPGDGPIVLILAPTRELAVQIQAECSKFGKSSRIRNTAVYGGAPKGAQIRDLQRGVEICVATPGRLIDMLESGKTNLRRVTYLVMDEADRMLDMGFEPQIRKIVSQIRPDRQTLLFSATWPKEVQRLAMDFLNDFIQVNVGSMDLTANHNVAQHVTVLSEADKRPLLLKHLDQISRENAKVLIFVGTKRVADDLTKFMRQDGWPALAIHGDKQQAERDWVLAEFKSGRSPIMLATDVASRGLGLSTDLVTLDIRKSLRSGFVPASTTESFACKIPNLYVINYDFPNNCEDYIHRIGRTGRAGRTGTSYTYFTTDNAKQAKELVGILRESKSEIPRELEEMGHYGGRGGGGRGYGRGRGGGGGGFRSGANSFGGGGGDRGYGNRW; encoded by the exons ATG TCttacggcggcggctacggcggtggtggtggtggctatggcggtggtggtggcggctacggcggcggtggttacggcggtggtggtggtggctacggcggtggtggtggatacggcggcggcggcttcggcggaG GCGACCGCATGAGCAACCTCGGCGCTGGTCTCCGCAACATTGACTGGAACACGACCGAGCTTACCAAGTTCGAGAAGAACTTCTACATCGAGGACAAGCGtgtctcgtcgcgctccgACGCTGAGATCGCCGAGTTCCGTCGCGAGAAGGACATGAAGATCCAGGGCAACAACGTGCCCCGCCCCATCACCACCTTTGAGGAGGCCGGCTTCCCCGAGTACATCATGTCCGAGATCCGCGCCATGGGCTTCGAGGCTCCTTCCACCATCCAGTGCCAGGCTTGGCCCATGGCCCTCTCGGGTCGTGACGTTGTCGCCATTGCCGAGACTGGTTCGGGCAAGACGATCTCGTTCGCCCTCCCCGCCATGGTCCACATCAACGCCCagcccctcctcgcccccggTGACGGCCCCATTGTCCTCATCCTTGCCCCCACTCGTGAGCTCGCTGTCCAGATCCAGGCCGAGTGCTCCAAGTTTGGCAAGTCGTCGCGCATCCGCAACACTGCTGTCTACGGTGGTGCCCCCAAGGGTGCCCAGATCCGTGACCTCCAGAGAGGTGTGGAGATCTGTGTTGCCACTCCCGGTCGTCTGATCGACATGCTCGAGTCTGGCAAGACCAACCTCCGCCGTGTCACTTACCTTGTcatggacgaggccgaccgtATGCTTGACATGGGTTTCGAGCCCCAGATCCGCAAGATTGTCAGCCAGATCCGTCCCGACCGTCAGACTCTCCTCTTCTCGGCCACCTGGCCCAAGGAGGTTCAGAGACTCGCCATGGACTTCCTCAACGACTTCATCCAGGTCAACGTCGGTTCCATGGACCTGACTGCCAACCACAACGTTGCCCAGCACGTTACCGTCCtctccgaggccgacaagaGGCCCCTTCTCCTCAAGCACCTCGACCAGATCTCGCGCGAGAACGCCAAGGTCCTCATCTTCGTTGGAACCAagcgtgtcgccgacgacctcacCAAGTTTATGCGCCAGGATGGCTGGCCCGCTCTTGCCATTCACGGTGACAAGCAGCAGGCTGAGCGTGACTGGGTTCTTGCCGAGTTCAAGTCGGGCCGCAGCCCCATTATGCTTGCCACCGACGTTGCTTCGCGTGGTCTCG GCCTCTCCACAGACCTCGTGACTTTGGACATCCGCAAGAGTCTTCGCTCGGGATTCGTCCCTGCTTCAACGACAGAGTCGTTCGCGTGCAAGATCCCCAACCT CTACGTCATTAACTACGACTTCCCCAACAACTGCGAGGACTACATTCACCGTATCGGCCGTACCGGTCGTGCCGGCCGCACCGGTACCTCGTACACCTACTTCACCACCGACAACGCCAagcaggccaaggagctcgtTGGCATTCTCCGCGAGTCCAAGTCTGAGATTCctcgcgagctcgaggagatggGCCACTacggcggcagaggcggtggtggccgtggctacggccgtggccgcggcggtggaggcggtggcTTCCGCTCTGGCGCTAACagctttggcggcggcggcggtgaccgTGGCTACGGCAACCGCTGGTAA
- the mug gene encoding G/U mismatch-specific DNA glycosylase, which produces METPTKSLASRLSQYAYSPTASPSRRSTRSVSAMVAPSPRRTASASASPATPRRTKRPRRRDPSPEVIEISDSSDESDSDSDPEPRRRIRQRQRRPAAAPSASPRKKPRPYADPSTYAHLSGLPQILRPALDLVFCGINPGKKSATDGHHFAHPTNKFWKALHGCGMTERLLTPAEDVTLPAEYNFGMTNLIGRPTIEQSELSPLEMRLAVAPFSRRVASHAPRVLCFVGKGMWDTFAGVVGKTAFVADERDDALRDPANGDDEEVDELEDDVKDEGAPDGAEAEEDELDEDVKPDVDEEEAAVVNAPRPREPLFLPRDETPMVVTYTLSNGTVKREHPDDEDEAKPTAEELEGDAGDAGAEPDEDEPESKPTAEELEEMAINDAPSPLTEVGSPTPPPPPNPASARRRAPAAKAPPFSYDGPQRFRLPVDAADWKYTYFWVVPNTSGLERTPLAEQIVLFGKLRAFVELLKAGGRPEPPAGGFLDIDLAGVGATVAAMRDDAIAKGKMAPE; this is translated from the exons ATGGAGACACCGACAAAGTCTCTGGCCTCAAGGCTGTCACAGTACGCCTACAGCCCCACAGCGAGCCCCTCGCGGCGGTCAACACGCAGCGTGAGCGCAATGGTGGCGCCCAGCCCCCGGcggaccgcgagcgcgagtgcgTCGCCGGCCACCCCTCGGCGGACGAAGCGGCCACGGAGACGCGACCCGTCGCCCGAGGTCATCGAGAtcagcgacagcagcgacgagagcgaTAGCGATAGCGACCCCGAACCCAGAAGAAGAATacgacagcggcagcggagaccggcggcggcgccgagcgcaagccCGCGCAAGAAGCCGAGACCGTACGCCGACCCCTCGACATACGCGCACCTCTCGGGGCTACCGCAGATCCTGCGgccggcgctcgacctcgtcttctGCGGGATCAACCCGGGGAAAAAGAGCGCGACGGACGGGCACCACTTCGCGCACCCGACCAACAAGTTCTGGAAGGCGCTGCATGGGTGCGGGATGACGGAGCGGCTGTTGACGCCGGCAGAGGACGTGACCCTACCGGCAGAGTACAACTTTGGGATGACCAACCTGATCGGGCGCCCGACTatcgag CAAAGCGAGCTGTCGCCCCTCGAGATGCGCCTCGCTGTCGCGCCGTTCTCGCGCCGCGTGGCCAGCCACGCCCCGCGCGTGCTCTGCTTTGTCGGTAAGGGCATGTGGGACACGTTTGCCGGCGTGGTGGGGAAGACTGCGTTCGTGGCGGATGAGCGTGACGACGCGCTACGGGATCCGgcgaacggcgacgacgaggaagtcgacgagctcgaagacgacgtcaaggacgagggggcacccgacggcgccgaggccgaggaagacgagctggacgaggacgtcaagcccgacgtcgacgaggaggaggccgccgtTGTCAAcgcacctcgcccccgcgAGCCCCTCTTCCTCCCACGCGATGAGACCCCCATGGTCGTGACGTACACGCTATCCAATGGAACGGTCAAGCGCGAGCATccggacgacgaggacgaggccaagccgacggcggaggagctcgagggcgacgctggcgatGCTGGTGCCGAGCCCGATGAGGACGAGCCAGAGTCTAAACCTAcagccgaggagctggaagAGATGGCGATCAACGACGCGCCGTCCCCGCTCACCGAGGTCggctcgcccacgcccccgcccccgcccaacccggcatcggcgcgccgtcgcgcaccCGCGGCCAAGGCCCCGCCGTTCAGCTACGACGGGCCGCAGCGCTTCCGGCTCcctgtcgacgccgcagaCTGGAAGTACACGTACTTCTGGGTCGTGCCGAACACTTCTGGGCTGgagcgcacgccgctcgccgagcagatTGTGCTCTTTggcaagctgcgcgcgtttgtcgagctcctcaaggcTGGTGGGcggcccgagccgcccgcAGGCGGGTTTTTAGACATCGACTtggctggcgtcggcgccactgTCGCTGCTatgcgcgacgacgcgatcgccaagggcaagatgGCGCCAGAGTAG
- the CFT1 gene encoding Protein CFT1 — MYALHSTLLPSSAIHHSLFLANFTPSTIYQVPKPHAAIDGPDVKVVGNLVVAGGQDLRVFEIREEARPVQDGSNEVNGDDDVPMSEQPPLDDMGDSFFDSAPTDRAPVRYETTRRLHLLTRHQLQGEVTGLAPLRTIESSVDALDRLLVSFKDAKVGMAILEWSRGDIATVSLHTYERCTQVVNGSQQGYVPILRTDPLSRVAVLTLPEDSLAVLPVLQEQSELDIVQDAAFPSAFPKDVPYSPSFVLSLADVSPDIKNIEDVLFLPGFHSPTIAILFEPMQTWAGRYKSEKDTFRLEIRTVDLSAGGSYPLLTSVKGLPSDCLYLVACPTEIGGVVVVTTTGIIHVDQSGRIVATAVNAWWEYVTKLKGDPAFESQKLSLEASKAVFVTEHDMIIVLEDGNVHQVRFEMDGRAVGAIKIDQQSSMVPPPSSLIVAGPEAVFVASSEGDSLLAKVDKTRDVTAEPEESKEEMEVDWDEDLYGKEDDANANGKGGAASKIATGPVTVKLVTDDVLSGIGRISDIEFGIAVTDQGARTYPQLVAVGGGSQGSTINVFRRGIPITKKRRADQFSHATATWFLPIQRPTAHKFKDIPEAERTTIAFSSEVTHTRIFALSTRTTQDQIGRVGEPTIAAGAFFQRSSIVHVTPSQVVLLDSDAKLHQTVIAASPDLPPIVSASIADPYVVIKRADGSVSLLVGDSLARTVTQATFPDGAAPPVSITAEVFTDTTGVYRTFEATQPKDELSNGAHKTPAKAAQRSRTQLTGEQIKRLQEAKPTIAVDAQTMESTMNVARGSQWLALLTDSGELQIRSLPDLTLVLQSNGVALSEASFTDDYAGELEQVDEDTDMVQQMVFCPIGTRTLRPHVLVLHNSGRLNVYEAQPRFTLDARDQSRRSLAVRFRKVHTQLLSTSAGSTLAYSIHSFENIEGLTGAFVTGEKPHWILSSDAHPVRSFGLKQAAYAFGKATYLGGKGEYFMRIEDGSFLCYMPPTLNTDFTLPVDRYKMERTYSRVTFDPQSGHYVGATAISVPFQAYDEEGEIQLGTEGDNLIPPLNERSSLELFSAGSDPWRVIDGYDFDQNEEILCMESCTLESSSSPTGFRDFIVVGTGKNFGEDRASHGAVYVFEVMETVGEKDGISGWRLKFRTKDPTRNPVSALANINGYVVHSNGPKILAKGLDYDDRLMGLAFLDVSMYVTSIRVLKNMILVGDFVKSLVFAGFQENPYKFTTISRDLQDRSTVTADFLVHDGQVTFVTSDKAGDMRLLDFDPGDPESINGERLMVQTEFHCGSVITASKVIARRKTAEEEIAPQSQLIYATADGSLTTLVAVKPARFRRLQFVQDQLVRNAQHVAGLNPRAFRTVRNDLIARPLAKGVLDGGLLAHFAIQPIQRQRDMMRQIGTDAVTVASDLHALGGFW, encoded by the exons ATGTACGCATTACATTCGACCCTCTTGCCATCATCAGCTATCCACCACTCGCTCTTTCTCGCAAACTTCACCCCCTCGACCATCTACCAGGTCCCGAAACCTCATGCGGCCATTGACGGTCCGGATGTCAAGGTCGTGGGCAACCTGGTAGTGGCCGGTGGCCAGGACCTGCGCGTCTTTGAGATTAGGGAGGAGGCCCGTCCAGTACAGGATGGCTCTAATGAGGTTAATGGTGACGACGATGTTCCCATGTCTGAGCAGCCTCCTCTGGACGACATGGGTGACAGTTTCTTCGATTCAGCTCCTACAGAT AGAGCACCCGTGCGATACGAGACGACAAGACGACTGCACCTGTTGACCAGGCATCAGCTCCAGGGAGAGGTTACCGGACTCGCGCCGTTGCGGACCATTGAGAGTAGCGTGGACGCGTTGGACAGGTTGTTGGTGTCGTTCAAGGATGCCAAGGTTGGT ATGGCTATTCTGGAGTGGTCGCGAGGAGACATTGCAACAGTGTCGCTGCATACCTATGAGCGTTGCACGCAGGTGGTCAACGGCAGCCAGCAAGGATACGTCCCGATTCTGCGTACCGACCCATTATCGCGCGTGGCTGTTCTCACCCTGCCCGAggactcgctcgccgtcttGCCAGTACTTCAGGAGCAAtccgagctcgacattgTGCAGGATGCCGCCTTCCCCTCGGCCTTCCCCAAGGATGTCCCATACTCGCCTTCCTTTGTTCtcagcctcgccgacgtgtcACCCGACATCAAGAACATTGAAGATGTCTTGTTCCTGCCAGGATTCCACTCTCCGACCATTGCCATTCTGTTCGAGCCCATGCAGACGTGGGCGGGACGGTACAAGTCGGAGAAGGACACCTTCCGCCTCGAGATCAGAACCGTCGACCTGTCCGCTGGTGGCTCCTACCCTCTTCTGACATCGGTCAAGGGCCTCCCAAGCGATTGCTTGTACCTCGTGGCATGTCCCACAGAGATTGGcggtgttgttgtcgtcaCGACAACAGGCATCATCCACGTCGACCAGAGTGGTCGTATTGTTGCCACGGCCGTCAATGCCTGGTGGGAGTACGTGAccaagctcaagggcgaCCCGGCGTTCGAGTCTCAAAAGTTGTCTCTTGAAGCATCAAAGGCAGTCTTTGTGACGGAACACGACATGATCATTGTTCTCGAGGACGGCAATGTGCACCAGGTCCGGTTCGAGATGGACGGCCGTGCAGTTGGCGCCATCAAGATTGACCAGCAGTCCAGCATGGTTCCTCCGCCATCAAGCTTGATTGTTGCGGGGCCAGAGGCTGTGTTTGTGGCCTCGTCGGAGGGCGACTCGTTACTTGCCAAGGTCGACAAGACGCGGGATGTTACGGCCGAGCCTGAAGAAAGCAAGGAGGAGATGGAGGTGGACTGGGACGAGG ACCTGTACGGCAAGGAAGACGACGCCAACGCAAATGGCAAGGGTGGTGCCGCATCCAAGATTGCGACTGGCCCCGTGACGGTCAAGCTGGTCACCGACGACGTCCTCAGCGGCATTGGCCGCATCTCGGATATCGAGTTTGGTATCGCGGTGACAGACCAGGGTGCACGGACATATCCGCAGCTGGTGGCCGTCGGCGGAGGGTCTCAAGGATCAACCATCAATGTCTTTAGGCGCGGTATCCCCATCACCAAGAAGCGCCGCGCGGACCAGTTCTCCCATGCCACAGCGACGTGGTTCCTTCCTATCCAGCGACCCACGGCCCACAAGTTCAAGGACATTCCagaggccgagcgcacgACCATTGCCTTTAGCTCAGAGGTCACACATACTCGTATCTTTGCACTGTCCACCCGCACGACTCAGGACCAGATTGGTCGTGTTGGAGAGCCGACAattgccgccggcgccttcTTCCAGCGCTCGTCCATCGTCCATGTCACGCCCAGCCAGGTGGTCCTTCTCGACTCTGATGCCAAGTTGCACCAGACCGTCATTGCCGCTTCCCCCGATCTCCCGCCAATTGTCAGCGCCAGCATCGCCGACCCCTACGTCGTCATCAAGCGCGCAGATGGCAGCGTCTCGTTACTGGTTGGTGACTCTCTCGCCAGAACGGTCACCCAGGCGACGTTCCCCGACGGAGCTGCCCCACCCGTGTCAATCACCGCCGAGGTGTTTACCGACACAACTGGCGTGTACCGCACATTCGAGGCCACGCagcccaaggacgagctGTCCAATGGCGCCCATAAGACGCCGGCCAAGGCCGCTCAACGATCCAGAACGCAGCTCACCGGCGAGCAGATCAAGCGCCTGCAAGAGGCCAAGCCGACCATCGCCGTTGACGCGCAGACCATGGAATCGACCATGAACGTGGCGCGAGGTTCGCAGTGGCTGGCGTTGCTCACCGACTCGGGAGAGCTCCAGAtccgctcgctgcccgacCTTACGCTTGTTCTCCAGTCCAACGGCGTTGCCCTCTCCGAGGCAAGCTTCACCGACGACTATGCGGGTGAGCTGGAGcaagtcgacgaggacacggacATGGTACAGCAGATGGTCTTTTGCCCCATCGGCACACGCACACTGCGGCCGCATGTTCTCGTTCTCCACAACTCTGGACGACTGAATGTGTACGAGGCCCAGCCCCGCTTCActctcgacgcgcgcgaccagtCTCGTCGTTCGCTCGCCGTGCGCTTCCGCAAGGTCCACACGCAGCTGCTCTCAACGTCGGCCGGCTCGACTCTGGCGTACTCGATCCACTCGTTTGAGAACATTGAGGGGTTGACCGGTGCGTTTGTCACTGGCGAAAAGCCACACTGGATCCTGTCGTCGGACGCGCACCCAGTGCGCTCGTTTGGCTTAAAGCAGGCGGCATACGCGTTCGGCAAGGCCACGtacctcggcggcaagggcgagtaCTTTATGCGTATCGAAGACGGCTCCTTCTTGTGCTACATGCCGCCTACGCTCAACACCGACTTTACCCTCCCCGTCGACCGCTACAAGATGGAGCGGACCTACAGCCGGGTGACCTTTGACCCGCAGTCTGGCCACTATGTCGGAGCCACGGCAATCAGCGTGCCGTTCCAGGCatacgacgaggagggcgagatcCAGCTCGGGACAGAGGGCGACAACCTCATCCCGCCACTCAACGAACGGTCATCGCTCGAGCTCTTCTCGGCCGGGTCGGACCCATGGCGCGTGATTGACGGCTACGACTTTGACCAGAACGAGGAGATCCTCTGCATGGAGAGCTGTACCCTCGAGTCGTCGAGTTCGCCTACTGGTTTCCGTGACTTCATCGTCGTTGGCACGGGCAAGAACTTTGGCGAGGACCGCGCGTCGCACGGAGCG GTATACGTCTTCGAGGTCATGGAGACCGTTGGCGAGAAGGACGGCATCAGCGGCTGGCGTCTCAAGTTCCGCACCAAGGACCCAACACGCAACCCTGTCAGCGCATTGGCCAACATTAACGGCTATGTTGTGCACTCGAACGGACCAAAG ATCCTCGCCAAGGGCCTCGACTACGACGACCGGCTCATGGGCCTGGCGTTCCTCGACGTGTCAATGTACGTCACGTCGATCCGCGTGCTCAAGAACATGATCCTTGTGGGCGACTTTGTCAAGAGTCTGGTGTTTGCCGGGTTCCAGGAGAACCCGTACAAGTTTACCACGATCAGCCGCGACCTGCAGGACCGGAGCACGGTGACGGCCGACTTTTTGGTGCACGACGGGCAGGTGACGTTTGTGACCAGCGACAAGGCGGGCGATATGCGCctgctcgactttgacccgGGAGACCCCGAGTCGATCAACGGCGAGAGACTCATGGTGCAGACCGAGTTCCACTGCGGCAGTGTCATCACGGCGTCCAAGGTGATTGCGCGGCGcaagacggccgaggaggagattgcgCCGCAGAGCCAGCTCATCtacgcgacggccgacggcAGCCTGACGACACTGGTGGCCGTCAAGCCTGCGCGTTTCCGCCGCCTGCAGTTCGTGCAGGACCAGCTGGTGCGCAACGCACAGCATGTCGCCGGTCTTAACCCCCGCGCGTTCCGCACCGTGCGCAACGACCTCATtgcgcgcccgctcgcaaagggcgtgctcgacggcggcctcctcgcccacttTGCCATCCAGCCcatccagcgccagcgcgacaTGATGCGCCAGAttggcaccgacgccgtcacTGTCGCGAGCGATctgcacgcgctcggcgggttCTGGTAG